One Methylosarcina fibrata AML-C10 DNA segment encodes these proteins:
- the lhgO gene encoding L-2-hydroxyglutarate oxidase → MSIHKSFLIIGGGLVGLATAYRLLERFPLARITLLEKEATVGAHQSTHNSGVLHAGLYYAPGSAKAKFAVSGIQQMTKFCQTEGIPHEICGKLVVAVSPEEVPRLDELLRRGTANGLKGLRKIEGNDIRKIEPHVNGLAAVHVPEEGIVDYRQVCDRLALRIQERGGNIITRAKVKCLELRANTWLATTTIGEYDANFLINCAGLQCDLVAKLAGENRDIRIVPFRGEYYYLKPAAQHLVKNLVYPVPNPQFPFLGVHFTRMIQGGIEAGPNAVLAFAREGYQLSKFDTRDMLDILLFPGLWRFLRKYPAMACTELIQSFSKTHFCILLQRLIPEIRTTDLSPGSAGVRAQAMKPSGDLVDDFHLVIRQNALHVLNAPSPAATASLAIGEHIVNQLPI, encoded by the coding sequence ATGAGCATACATAAATCTTTCCTAATAATAGGCGGTGGTTTGGTCGGTTTAGCAACCGCATATCGACTTCTGGAGCGCTTCCCGTTAGCACGCATCACCTTGCTTGAGAAAGAGGCAACCGTCGGAGCACACCAAAGTACGCACAACAGCGGTGTATTGCATGCAGGACTTTACTATGCTCCCGGTTCGGCCAAAGCAAAATTTGCTGTATCAGGTATCCAACAAATGACCAAATTTTGCCAAACAGAAGGTATCCCTCATGAAATCTGTGGCAAACTGGTTGTGGCCGTGTCCCCAGAAGAAGTGCCAAGACTGGACGAATTACTCCGTCGCGGAACAGCTAACGGGCTAAAAGGGTTACGAAAAATCGAGGGCAATGATATTCGAAAAATAGAACCACATGTCAATGGCCTCGCTGCCGTGCATGTACCCGAAGAAGGTATTGTCGATTATAGGCAGGTCTGTGATCGATTGGCTCTCCGTATTCAAGAAAGAGGTGGAAACATTATCACAAGAGCCAAAGTAAAATGCCTTGAGCTTAGAGCTAATACGTGGCTTGCCACGACCACGATCGGAGAATACGATGCAAATTTTCTGATCAATTGCGCCGGATTGCAGTGCGACCTCGTGGCTAAGCTGGCAGGCGAAAATCGAGATATACGAATTGTTCCGTTTCGCGGTGAGTATTATTACCTCAAACCGGCAGCCCAGCATCTGGTTAAAAACCTGGTTTATCCTGTACCCAATCCACAATTCCCATTCCTTGGTGTCCATTTCACCCGGATGATTCAAGGAGGCATCGAAGCCGGTCCGAACGCTGTCCTCGCCTTTGCTCGCGAGGGATATCAATTATCAAAATTTGATACGCGTGACATGTTGGATATCCTGCTTTTCCCAGGACTGTGGCGTTTTCTTCGTAAATACCCTGCTATGGCATGTACAGAACTTATCCAGTCATTCAGCAAAACGCATTTTTGCATTTTATTACAAAGGCTTATACCTGAAATTCGCACCACTGACCTTTCACCAGGCAGCGCAGGTGTCCGCGCGCAAGCCATGAAGCCATCGGGCGATTTAGTTGATGACTTTCACCTAGTAATTCGCCAGAACGCTTTGCATGTCCTTAACGCTCCAAGTCCGGCCGCAACAGCTTCTTTAGCAATAGGCGAGCATATTGTTAATCAATTGCCAATTTAA
- a CDS encoding DUF2380 domain-containing protein gives MMIALLASPVLAEPPQKIRIAVLEFELKDTTLAPAIPAEIARTASIKPLLEQELKRLGYEIIAVARSDQQKANAGVGYLFDHPDIAARLGRAYHTDYVIVGRLHKPSFLFFYLMAHLIETDKAEWVGNYVAEVKGGEKQLILKGVESLAARLDQTLNRRQPQDRQHR, from the coding sequence ATGATGATTGCCCTGCTCGCCAGCCCGGTTCTGGCCGAGCCGCCTCAAAAAATCCGCATCGCCGTCTTGGAGTTCGAGTTGAAAGATACGACTCTGGCCCCGGCGATACCGGCCGAAATCGCCAGAACGGCGAGCATTAAGCCGCTGCTGGAACAGGAACTGAAAAGATTGGGTTACGAAATCATTGCCGTCGCCCGATCCGATCAACAAAAAGCCAATGCGGGAGTCGGCTATCTGTTCGATCATCCCGACATCGCCGCCCGGCTCGGCAGGGCTTATCACACGGATTATGTGATCGTAGGCCGCCTGCATAAACCCAGCTTTCTGTTTTTCTATCTGATGGCCCATCTCATCGAGACCGATAAGGCCGAATGGGTCGGCAATTACGTTGCCGAAGTCAAGGGAGGAGAAAAACAATTGATCTTGAAAGGCGTGGAAAGCCTGGCCGCCCGCCTCGATCAAACTCTGAACCGGCGCCAGCCGCAAGACCGTCAACATCGATAA
- a CDS encoding transposase, producing MGKTVVGKLALAVGAMIEGQTPNTVELANLLPLETERQDMREQWLRRLLKNPLLCAMTVMEPFAREALAKAAWNGQTVLLAMDQTDLGDRMALLVVALRVGDRALPLAWRAEAGPANIGFEGQQRLLEQVRAWLPAGVKVLLSADRFYPSAALFGWIQTHGWGYRLRLQGNVLADTGQGDETTTGQLAQGVAERYLSGVRLFTQERMTNLGILHEAGHPEPWIIAMDCPPSRASVLDYAARWAIEPMFSDFKGLGFDLESSQLGHADRLERLVLVMTLAMYWCVRVGQDDALTCPTPLEKK from the coding sequence TTGGGCAAGACGGTGGTAGGGAAATTGGCGCTGGCGGTGGGCGCGATGATCGAAGGCCAGACGCCGAACACCGTGGAACTGGCCAATCTGCTGCCCTTGGAGACCGAGCGGCAGGACATGCGCGAACAATGGCTGAGGCGCTTGCTGAAGAATCCCTTGCTGTGCGCCATGACGGTGATGGAACCGTTCGCACGGGAGGCGCTGGCTAAGGCAGCGTGGAACGGCCAGACCGTGCTGCTGGCGATGGATCAGACCGACCTGGGCGACCGGATGGCGTTGCTGGTGGTGGCCCTGCGGGTCGGCGACCGGGCGTTGCCCTTGGCTTGGCGGGCGGAGGCGGGGCCGGCCAACATCGGCTTCGAGGGTCAGCAAAGGTTGCTGGAGCAGGTGCGGGCCTGGCTGCCTGCGGGGGTGAAGGTGCTGCTCTCGGCAGACCGGTTCTACCCCTCGGCCGCGCTGTTCGGCTGGATCCAGACCCATGGTTGGGGCTACCGGCTGCGGCTGCAAGGCAACGTGCTGGCGGACACCGGGCAGGGCGACGAGACCACTACCGGTCAGTTGGCACAAGGCGTGGCGGAACGTTATCTGTCTGGGGTGAGGCTGTTCACCCAGGAGCGCATGACGAATCTGGGCATCCTCCACGAAGCCGGGCATCCAGAGCCTTGGATCATTGCGATGGACTGCCCTCCGTCGCGGGCGTCGGTGCTGGACTATGCCGCGCGCTGGGCCATCGAGCCGATGTTCTCCGACTTCAAGGGCCTGGGTTTCGACCTGGAGAGCTCACAGCTTGGGCATGCGGACCGCCTGGAGCGGCTGGTCCTGGTCATGACATTGGCGATGTACTGGTGCGTCCGTGTCGGCCAGGACGACGCCTTGACGTGTCCGACGCCGCTCGAAAAAAAATAG
- a CDS encoding pyridoxal phosphate-dependent aminotransferase has translation MRSSRRMTAVQAPIIPVVGEWTRNTPGALSLGQGMVSYPPPPAALQAVREFGEKPEHFLYGPASGSPFLLEMIGNKLQTDNGIDTAGGYRVMVTAGSNMAFLSSILAIADPGDEIILPLPYYFNHEMAIRMANCEPVFVPTGGDYQLDLDALATAINEKTRAVVTVSPNNPSGAVYPEAALRAVNALCREHGIYHVSDEAYEYFTYDGAAHFSPGSIPGAEASTISLYSLSKAYGFAGWRIGYAVYPEHLHSAFLKIQDTNLICAPGIAQHAAAGALSAGSAYCKRQLRPLAEVRSHVIGRLEPHADLCDFTVTQGAFYFLLQLHTEKNDLAVVESLIRDFKIATIPGSAFGLKDGCYLRLSYGMLNPALVDEAMDRLIRGIRRLV, from the coding sequence ATGCGCAGTAGCCGCCGCATGACCGCCGTGCAGGCGCCGATCATACCGGTCGTCGGCGAATGGACGCGCAATACGCCCGGCGCGCTTTCGCTGGGGCAAGGCATGGTGTCGTATCCTCCGCCGCCGGCCGCGCTTCAGGCCGTTCGGGAATTTGGCGAAAAACCGGAGCATTTTCTGTACGGACCTGCGAGCGGCTCACCGTTTCTGCTCGAAATGATCGGGAACAAGTTGCAGACGGACAACGGCATCGATACCGCCGGAGGCTACCGGGTGATGGTGACCGCGGGCTCCAACATGGCGTTTCTCAGCAGCATTCTGGCCATTGCCGATCCCGGCGATGAAATCATCTTGCCGCTGCCTTACTATTTCAATCACGAGATGGCCATACGGATGGCGAACTGCGAGCCGGTTTTTGTGCCGACCGGCGGCGACTATCAACTGGATCTCGACGCCTTGGCAACCGCGATAAACGAAAAAACCCGGGCCGTGGTCACCGTTTCCCCGAACAATCCCAGCGGCGCGGTCTATCCCGAAGCCGCTTTGAGAGCGGTCAATGCGCTTTGCCGCGAACACGGCATTTACCATGTCAGCGACGAAGCCTACGAATATTTTACTTATGACGGTGCGGCGCATTTTTCTCCGGGATCGATTCCGGGAGCCGAGGCTTCTACCATTTCGTTGTATTCCCTGTCCAAAGCCTATGGCTTTGCCGGGTGGCGTATCGGTTACGCGGTCTATCCCGAACACCTGCATTCGGCTTTTCTCAAGATACAGGACACCAATCTGATCTGTGCGCCCGGGATTGCGCAGCATGCGGCGGCGGGCGCCTTGTCCGCGGGCTCTGCGTACTGCAAACGGCAGCTTCGGCCATTGGCCGAGGTGCGCAGCCATGTCATCGGACGTCTGGAACCGCATGCCGACCTTTGCGATTTTACCGTCACCCAGGGCGCCTTTTATTTTCTTTTGCAACTTCACACCGAAAAAAACGATCTGGCGGTCGTGGAGTCGTTAATCCGCGATTTTAAAATCGCCACGATTCCAGGATCCGCCTTCGGCCTTAAGGACGGCTGCTACCTGAGGCTGTCTTACGGAATGCTGAATCCGGCCCTGGTCGATGAAGCGATGGATCGGTTAATTAGGGGAATCCGCCGGCTGGTTTGA
- the mobA gene encoding molybdenum cofactor guanylyltransferase MobA: MTTDQTEATGVILAGGRARRMDHRDKGLILYRGRPMVSYAVEALSGVARQTLINANRNLDHYRQFGLPVVTDATDSFDGPLAGILAAMRQADSDVLLVVPCDSPLILPGHLRRLMAALVENRAEAAVACDGERWHPVFLALRTSLAGSLQRYLDNGQRKIGGWLEQLHTVPVDFSKTPELFVNVNTPAELTELESRAGNGHAQ; this comes from the coding sequence ATGACGACGGATCAAACTGAAGCGACGGGAGTCATTCTGGCGGGCGGCCGCGCCCGGCGCATGGATCATCGGGACAAGGGGCTGATCCTTTACCGGGGCCGTCCGATGGTTTCGTATGCCGTGGAGGCTTTGTCCGGGGTCGCCCGGCAGACGCTCATCAACGCCAATCGCAATCTTGATCATTACCGTCAATTCGGCCTGCCCGTCGTTACCGATGCGACCGACAGCTTTGACGGACCTCTGGCCGGCATTTTAGCCGCGATGAGGCAGGCCGATTCCGACGTGCTGCTGGTCGTGCCCTGCGACTCGCCGTTGATTCTGCCCGGCCATCTGCGCCGATTGATGGCGGCGCTGGTGGAGAATCGTGCCGAGGCCGCCGTGGCTTGCGATGGAGAACGATGGCATCCGGTTTTTCTGGCGCTCAGGACCTCTCTGGCCGGCAGTTTGCAGCGCTATCTGGACAACGGCCAACGGAAGATCGGCGGCTGGCTGGAGCAATTGCATACGGTTCCGGTGGATTTCAGCAAGACGCCCGAGCTGTTCGTGAACGTCAATACGCCGGCCGAACTAACCGAGCTGGAGAGCAGGGCGGGAAACGGTCATGCGCAGTAG
- a CDS encoding transposase codes for MKPHLSVSAVGRPREVSLRQVINAILYSLKTGCQWRQLPREFPAWTTVYTISDVGRLMEPGHGCIIYCTLGCGKKAGRHKHSTADCLDSQSVKCTVVPGGRGFDAEKLINGRKRHLLLEILGWLISVSKNVKKNVTSN; via the coding sequence TTGAAGCCGCATCTGTCGGTATCGGCAGTGGGGAGACCTCGCGAGGTCAGCCTGCGGCAGGTAATCAACGCCATTCTGTACAGCCTGAAGACCGGTTGCCAGTGGCGGCAACTGCCCCGTGAATTTCCGGCATGGACGACCGTGTATACTATTTCAGACGTTGGGCGTCTGATGGAGCCTGGGCACGGTTGCATCATCTACTGCACGTTAGGCTGCGGCAAGAAAGCGGGGCGTCATAAACACTCCACGGCGGATTGTCTGGACAGCCAAAGCGTCAAGTGCACTGTCGTTCCTGGGGGACGTGGTTTCGATGCGGAGAAGCTGATCAATGGTCGCAAACGTCATCTCCTGCTGGAAATCCTGGGCTGGCTCATATCCGTGAGCAAGAACGTGAAGAAGAATGTTACGAGCAATTGA
- a CDS encoding DUF302 domain-containing protein: MVNIIAICSFLMIVSGCATQPGEFIPYYQVATQKPYDDVLAELEIAISENNFRVTGHSRVGKVIRERGAKDFPDYDTIQFCNLTHARTILTLSPEAIRHMPCNVVMYRKGDKTVVRTHLLPTDTDNEELNRFSEQMNQTLKQMIDFAAEN, encoded by the coding sequence ATGGTCAACATCATCGCAATCTGCTCGTTTCTAATGATCGTTTCCGGGTGCGCCACCCAACCCGGTGAATTTATCCCATATTATCAGGTGGCCACTCAAAAACCCTACGACGATGTCTTGGCCGAACTGGAAATAGCCATCAGCGAAAACAATTTCCGCGTCACCGGACACAGCCGGGTCGGCAAAGTCATCCGCGAACGAGGCGCCAAAGACTTCCCGGACTACGACACGATTCAGTTCTGTAATCTGACCCATGCCCGAACGATCCTGACCCTATCACCCGAAGCCATCCGGCACATGCCGTGCAATGTAGTCATGTACCGAAAAGGGGATAAAACCGTCGTACGGACGCATTTGCTGCCGACCGACACGGACAACGAGGAACTGAACCGTTTTTCGGAACAGATGAATCAAACACTCAAACAGATGATCGATTTTGCCGCCGAAAATTGA
- a CDS encoding lipocalin family protein, translated as MNILILVTLLMVSCTKIPKGIEAVNGFDVTRYTGTWYEIARLDNRFERGLENISATYTLRKDGGIDILNQGLDLEDGTPEKAEGKGYFIQEPNKGRLKVSFLGPFYSSYNIIALDKNRYSYAMVTGPNKSYLWILSRTRQIPKEILDRLIAQAKSQGFETDKLIFVKHQS; from the coding sequence ATGAATATATTAATTCTCGTTACTCTTCTAATGGTAAGCTGCACAAAAATTCCCAAAGGCATCGAAGCGGTGAACGGCTTCGACGTGACTCGCTATACCGGCACATGGTATGAGATAGCCCGACTGGACAACCGGTTTGAAAGAGGGCTGGAAAACATTTCTGCCACTTATACGTTAAGAAAGGACGGCGGCATCGATATTCTCAACCAGGGCCTGGACCTGGAAGACGGCACTCCGGAAAAGGCCGAAGGCAAGGGTTATTTCATTCAGGAACCGAACAAAGGGCGGCTGAAGGTGTCTTTTTTAGGCCCTTTTTACAGCAGTTACAATATTATCGCGCTGGATAAAAACCGGTACTCCTACGCCATGGTGACCGGCCCCAACAAATCGTATCTATGGATCCTGTCGAGAACCAGGCAAATACCCAAGGAAATCCTCGACCGATTGATAGCGCAGGCAAAAAGCCAGGGTTTTGAAACCGACAAGCTGATTTTTGTCAAACACCAGTCCTGA